A genomic window from Desulfonatronovibrio magnus includes:
- a CDS encoding ABC transporter permease has product MKKFNWQPWALLAPSVSAIFFLLVVPVLFVVVYSFWLRAPTGAVIPDFQFGNYARFFEDFFYPSILIRTIRVSLICVFLCLIFGYIPAYFFHRSKSRYRQAMILLIMLPFWISFIIRTMSWVNILGANGFVNHALMKIGLISEPLSLLYNEGAVLMGLIQFLLPFMILNIFVSLEGIDKNLLEAARSMGCNEWQAFKEVTLPLSLPGVSAGCLLVFVLTAGTYLPPMILGGAGNEMIANLIFNRVIGTLDWPFGSAISVILLILLGTIVWTYNRYLGINQLFNAFKGT; this is encoded by the coding sequence ATGAAAAAATTCAATTGGCAACCATGGGCACTGCTTGCGCCTTCGGTCAGCGCTATTTTTTTCCTGCTTGTTGTTCCTGTTCTGTTTGTTGTTGTTTACAGCTTCTGGCTCCGGGCCCCTACTGGTGCTGTTATTCCAGACTTTCAGTTCGGTAACTATGCCAGATTCTTTGAAGACTTTTTTTATCCCAGCATCCTCATCAGAACCATTCGGGTTTCGTTAATCTGCGTTTTTTTATGCCTGATTTTCGGATACATTCCCGCCTATTTTTTTCACCGCAGCAAGTCACGCTACCGCCAGGCCATGATCCTGCTCATCATGCTTCCCTTCTGGATTAGTTTTATCATCAGAACCATGAGCTGGGTCAACATTCTGGGAGCCAATGGTTTTGTCAATCATGCCCTTATGAAAATAGGCCTCATATCCGAGCCGCTATCCCTTCTCTACAATGAAGGTGCTGTTCTTATGGGGCTGATTCAATTCCTGCTGCCCTTTATGATCCTTAATATCTTTGTCAGCCTTGAGGGAATTGACAAAAATTTGCTGGAAGCCGCAAGAAGTATGGGCTGCAATGAATGGCAGGCTTTCAAGGAGGTGACACTGCCTTTGAGTCTGCCCGGAGTGAGTGCCGGATGTCTTCTGGTATTTGTGCTCACCGCAGGGACCTATCTGCCGCCAATGATTCTTGGCGGTGCCGGCAACGAAATGATTGCCAATCTGATATTCAACAGGGTTATCGGCACTCTTGACTGGCCTTTCGGCTCGGCCATCAGTGTCATTCTGCTCATTCTTCTTGGAACCATTGTCTGGACATACAACCGTTATCTCGGCATCAACCAGCTTTTCAACGCCTTCAAAGGAACTTAG
- a CDS encoding MBL fold metallo-hydrolase, which produces MDIKCWGARGSAPVSGREFTRYGGHTSCLGVSAGNPAQAVMLDFGSGALPLGHTLLEYNIFEIDVFVTHSHWDHIMGFPLFPLIFQPEASINFYYNPRYQGHPEKLICQSLMKPPHFPVRYEDLPCSINFIQTDTTFNFGPFKASTIPLSHPNAGLGCRLEYQGKSLVFLTDNELGLKNKPGRTYEEYVHFCHQADLLIHDAEYHTIKEYQAARGFGHSLASDVIRLAHDAQVQSLAFFHHNRNRTDRQLDDSLRRLQKEFSHLIRFHFFAFAEGQTVSLN; this is translated from the coding sequence ATGGACATCAAATGCTGGGGGGCCAGAGGTTCAGCCCCTGTCTCTGGAAGGGAATTTACCAGGTACGGAGGTCATACAAGCTGCCTTGGGGTCAGCGCCGGCAATCCAGCCCAGGCAGTGATGCTGGACTTTGGTTCAGGAGCCTTACCATTAGGTCACACCCTGCTTGAATATAACATCTTTGAAATTGATGTTTTCGTCACCCATTCCCACTGGGATCATATCATGGGCTTTCCTCTTTTCCCACTTATTTTTCAGCCTGAAGCCAGCATAAATTTTTACTACAACCCCAGATATCAGGGGCATCCTGAAAAACTTATCTGCCAGAGCTTGATGAAACCGCCCCACTTTCCTGTAAGATATGAAGACCTGCCATGCAGCATAAATTTCATACAAACAGACACAACTTTTAACTTTGGACCTTTCAAGGCCTCTACTATTCCACTCTCCCACCCCAATGCCGGCCTTGGCTGCAGACTGGAATACCAGGGCAAAAGCCTGGTTTTTCTTACTGACAATGAACTCGGCCTCAAAAACAAACCGGGACGTACCTATGAAGAATATGTCCACTTTTGCCATCAGGCAGACCTTCTAATTCATGACGCAGAATACCACACTATCAAAGAGTATCAGGCCGCCAGAGGATTCGGTCACTCTCTTGCCAGTGATGTAATCAGACTGGCTCACGATGCTCAAGTCCAGTCCCTGGCTTTTTTCCACCACAACCGTAATCGGACTGACAGGCAATTAGACGATTCCCTGCGCAGGCTTCAAAAGGAATTTTCCCATCTTATCAGATTTCATTTTTTTGCCTTTGCCGAGGGCCAGACCGTCAGCCTGAATTAA
- a CDS encoding hybrid sensor histidine kinase/response regulator translates to MTDTNKKSRRFFFSYWILSALITVLLTGIAFTWWTVHKTERELRDNLLFEASIIKHTIDLHQVFSLFGDARDEFNPSYHSLVRQFFQLEKYYEQDIYSYFDLYLMARDEQGRVYFLVDTPFLEPEDSDIDHARPGEVYTEASQRLVDLFDTGIAFVEGPLTDQWGTWISAFVPIFDDNTGEIIAVLGLDLDAGEWRKIVAGSAVLPATFFVFLGFLTAGSGWILRRRNFLNQKIVDQSEELFAERQRMASVVQSQKEMICRFLPDTTLTFVNEAYCRAFNMDAESLVGRKFLDFLPQDQHESVLKKLAALNARNPTQTYAHPVIYRDGTKAWQEWTDYVILDSQKRVTELQSVGKDVTEQKLAQDRIQKINQELQKANSWINNLIANSPGAIFRCLKDEHWTMLFISDAFKSITGYDPDMFINNRDMAYSAIIHPEDSSLVNDIVSTGLEIREPYSIMYRITHADGTLRWIEENAQGVFDDDGNLAYIDGLIMDITEKKSIEIDLIQTRDEAEKANMAKSEFLANMSHEIRTPMAGIMGALEMLSALIKDKECLKIINMTLDSANSLKQIIDDILDLSKVEAGGMTLQHEPFDLRSLLEQVNDLYSFQAREKKIILKTSVSRDVPSTLLGDSYRLTQVLRNLVNNAIKFTNKGMVEVRVNLLQNLDSQSVLFFKVEDTGVGISQEIMPRLFGSFSQGDASYSKKTQGTGLGLAICQNLVKLMGGVINVESQKGKGSTFSFSLTFDVPEFELSQPSQDEDDQGPKQIHTRTTVLERPLNILVAEDVRVNQKYINFVLQRNGHSADIVQNGVEVVKQYQQKKYDLILMDIQMPEMDGVEATRQIRKLEEQHCAEYGEINAVKGCIPIIALTAYAMAEEKKKFLDAGMDGYVSKPVNEKELLKEISNVLVNVPPDPETADQGNTPLINFDSIRERYADDEDLWKVMITEFVENDLPEYIKDIKEVMEGDDLEELGKVAHKLKGVLALLGAERAEYQARRLDSEAKHGQHSSSRTLAGELINCLEELKDFRTG, encoded by the coding sequence GTGACAGACACTAACAAGAAGTCCAGACGATTTTTTTTCAGCTATTGGATTTTATCTGCCCTGATTACGGTCTTACTGACTGGCATTGCCTTTACCTGGTGGACAGTCCACAAAACAGAAAGAGAGCTCAGGGACAATCTTCTGTTTGAGGCCTCCATCATAAAGCATACTATTGATCTTCATCAAGTCTTTTCTCTGTTCGGAGACGCAAGGGATGAATTCAATCCCTCCTACCATTCTCTTGTCCGCCAGTTTTTCCAGCTGGAAAAATATTACGAACAAGATATTTATTCTTATTTTGATCTGTATCTCATGGCAAGAGATGAACAGGGACGGGTTTATTTTCTTGTGGATACTCCTTTTCTGGAACCTGAAGACTCAGATATTGATCATGCTCGACCCGGGGAAGTGTACACTGAAGCCTCTCAAAGACTGGTTGATCTTTTTGATACCGGGATTGCCTTTGTAGAAGGTCCGTTGACAGATCAATGGGGAACATGGATATCGGCCTTTGTCCCCATATTTGATGATAATACAGGAGAGATAATAGCTGTTCTCGGGTTGGATTTGGATGCCGGAGAGTGGAGAAAAATTGTGGCAGGTTCAGCTGTTTTGCCTGCAACTTTCTTTGTGTTTCTTGGATTTCTGACCGCAGGGTCAGGATGGATTTTAAGGCGAAGAAACTTCCTCAATCAGAAGATAGTTGATCAATCAGAAGAATTGTTTGCAGAGAGGCAGCGTATGGCTTCTGTGGTTCAGTCGCAGAAGGAAATGATCTGCAGGTTTCTTCCTGATACTACTCTTACATTTGTCAATGAAGCCTATTGCAGGGCATTTAACATGGATGCAGAAAGTCTGGTGGGCAGAAAGTTTCTGGATTTTCTGCCTCAAGACCAGCATGAGTCCGTTTTAAAAAAACTGGCTGCGCTCAATGCTCGAAACCCAACGCAGACTTATGCTCATCCCGTAATTTACAGAGATGGAACTAAAGCATGGCAGGAGTGGACTGACTATGTCATTTTAGATTCTCAAAAACGGGTGACGGAATTGCAGTCAGTGGGCAAGGATGTTACTGAGCAGAAACTTGCTCAGGACAGAATACAAAAGATCAATCAAGAATTGCAAAAAGCCAACTCCTGGATAAACAATCTTATTGCAAATTCGCCAGGTGCCATATTCAGATGTCTCAAAGATGAGCACTGGACCATGCTGTTCATAAGTGATGCTTTTAAGTCCATTACCGGGTATGATCCTGATATGTTTATCAACAACAGGGATATGGCCTACTCAGCAATAATACATCCGGAAGATTCAAGCCTGGTGAATGATATAGTGTCCACCGGGCTTGAAATTAGAGAGCCATACTCGATAATGTACAGGATAACCCATGCAGATGGTACTCTTCGCTGGATTGAGGAAAATGCGCAGGGAGTTTTTGATGATGACGGTAATCTGGCCTATATTGATGGGCTGATCATGGATATAACCGAAAAAAAGAGCATCGAGATTGACCTGATTCAGACCAGGGATGAGGCTGAAAAAGCAAATATGGCTAAAAGCGAATTTCTGGCCAATATGAGTCATGAAATCCGCACACCCATGGCTGGAATAATGGGAGCTCTTGAGATGCTGTCTGCTTTAATAAAGGATAAAGAATGCCTGAAAATTATCAATATGACCTTGGATTCAGCCAACTCCCTGAAGCAGATAATTGATGACATTCTTGATTTGTCAAAAGTCGAAGCAGGAGGCATGACACTGCAGCATGAGCCTTTTGATCTTCGAAGTTTGCTGGAGCAGGTGAATGATCTTTATTCTTTTCAGGCCAGAGAAAAAAAAATTATCCTGAAGACCAGTGTGAGCAGAGATGTTCCATCAACCCTTCTTGGAGACAGCTACCGGTTAACCCAGGTTTTGCGCAACCTGGTAAATAATGCCATCAAGTTTACTAATAAAGGAATGGTGGAAGTCAGGGTTAATCTTTTGCAGAACCTTGACTCACAGTCCGTGCTCTTTTTCAAGGTTGAGGATACGGGCGTGGGCATCAGTCAGGAGATCATGCCAAGACTTTTTGGCAGTTTTTCCCAGGGAGATGCTTCTTACAGCAAAAAGACCCAGGGTACAGGACTGGGGCTGGCCATATGCCAGAATCTGGTTAAGTTGATGGGTGGTGTTATCAATGTTGAAAGTCAAAAGGGCAAGGGCAGCACCTTCAGCTTCAGCCTGACTTTTGATGTTCCTGAATTTGAATTAAGCCAACCTTCGCAGGATGAAGATGATCAGGGACCAAAACAAATTCACACCAGAACAACTGTACTTGAAAGGCCATTAAATATTCTTGTGGCAGAAGATGTGAGAGTTAACCAGAAATATATTAATTTTGTGCTGCAACGAAATGGACACAGTGCTGATATTGTGCAAAACGGAGTGGAAGTGGTTAAACAATATCAGCAGAAAAAATATGACCTTATTCTGATGGATATTCAAATGCCTGAAATGGATGGAGTAGAGGCAACCAGGCAGATAAGAAAGCTGGAGGAGCAGCATTGCGCTGAATATGGTGAGATAAATGCGGTTAAGGGCTGCATTCCCATTATTGCTCTGACTGCTTACGCCATGGCTGAGGAAAAAAAGAAGTTTCTTGATGCCGGCATGGACGGATATGTATCCAAACCGGTCAATGAGAAAGAATTACTTAAGGAAATATCCAATGTACTGGTTAATGTGCCTCCTGATCCGGAAACAGCAGATCAAGGAAATACTCCTCTAATCAATTTTGATTCCATCAGGGAACGCTACGCTGATGACGAGGATTTATGGAAAGTAATGATCACCGAGTTTGTGGAAAATGATTTACCTGAATATATTAAGGATATTAAGGAAGTCATGGAAGGTGATGACTTGGAAGAACTGGGAAAGGTTGCGCACAAGCTTAAAGGAGTGCTGGCGCTTCTTGGGGCTGAAAGGGCGGAGTATCAGGCCAGGAGGCTGGATTCTGAGGCAAAGCATGGTCAACATTCCAGTTCCCGGACTCTGGCAGGGGAACTGATAAATTGTTTGGAAGAACTTAAGGACTTCAGGACCGGCTGA
- a CDS encoding YcjF family protein, which translates to MNFLYPAITIRNPMKFFPDFKNIFSTPNEPDLSAAFTKHRQTLPTLWLLGKTGAGKSSLIQAVTGNTTIETGNGFAPCTRTSLSYDFPEDKPLMRFLDTRGLGESDYDPGEDIRACQDRSNALIVVMKAEEPEQSHVLKALSLIKKNARIEHALVVHTAVCLIESEHERFQCVKYNQDQVEKAWGSKLDFVEVDFELNDGSSFGIMKLTEKLSYLMPIISELMEDRGHLDLEKKLFVQLKKDILWHAGIAGASDAVPVTGTVTVPAVQARMLYFIAEKYGLEWNRRSMAEFAAALGAGFGANFAVRLGIRQLAKLIPGYGQTVGSATAAVVSFSATYALGRVACKYIYHKSKGEEVSREELMKTYKKAFEGIKEAARNETGKG; encoded by the coding sequence ATGAACTTCTTGTATCCTGCCATAACAATACGCAATCCCATGAAATTTTTTCCGGATTTTAAAAATATATTCAGTACTCCTAATGAGCCTGACCTGTCAGCAGCCTTTACAAAGCATAGACAAACCCTGCCCACTCTCTGGCTTCTCGGGAAGACCGGGGCTGGAAAGTCTTCCCTTATTCAGGCTGTCACAGGAAACACTACGATTGAGACAGGTAATGGTTTTGCGCCATGCACCCGCACTTCCCTGAGCTATGATTTTCCAGAGGACAAACCCTTGATGCGTTTTCTGGATACCAGAGGACTGGGTGAATCTGATTATGATCCTGGTGAAGATATCAGGGCCTGTCAGGACAGATCCAATGCCCTCATTGTGGTAATGAAGGCTGAAGAGCCTGAGCAGAGCCATGTGCTTAAAGCACTTAGTCTTATCAAAAAAAATGCACGAATTGAGCATGCACTTGTGGTTCACACTGCTGTCTGTCTTATTGAAAGTGAGCATGAGCGCTTTCAGTGCGTTAAGTACAACCAGGATCAGGTTGAAAAGGCCTGGGGGAGCAAACTTGACTTTGTAGAGGTAGATTTTGAGCTGAATGACGGTTCATCTTTTGGAATCATGAAGCTTACCGAGAAGTTATCTTATCTTATGCCCATAATATCAGAGCTAATGGAAGACCGGGGACATCTTGACCTGGAGAAAAAACTGTTTGTCCAGCTGAAAAAAGATATTCTGTGGCATGCAGGGATAGCAGGCGCCAGTGATGCAGTGCCGGTTACCGGTACAGTGACGGTACCGGCTGTGCAGGCCCGAATGCTCTATTTTATTGCAGAAAAATACGGTCTGGAATGGAACAGGCGATCCATGGCCGAGTTTGCCGCAGCTCTCGGAGCAGGTTTTGGAGCTAACTTTGCTGTCCGGCTTGGAATCCGTCAGCTTGCCAAACTGATACCAGGTTACGGACAGACTGTAGGCAGTGCTACTGCAGCTGTCGTAAGTTTCAGTGCTACTTATGCCTTAGGCCGTGTGGCCTGCAAATATATTTATCATAAGAGCAAAGGCGAGGAAGTTTCAAGGGAAGAGCTCATGAAAACATACAAAAAAGCCTTTGAAGGCATTAAAGAGGCTGCCCGCAATGAAACCGGCAAAGGATAG
- a CDS encoding ABC transporter ATP-binding protein, with protein METTQDNHVVRLRGIVKKFGKLQAVKKIDLNIEQGSLVTLLGPSGCGKTTILRMIAGLEHPTSGEIFIKGRLVNNIPIHKRNLGMIFQNYALFPHKTIFDNVAFGLKYRDVPKIEIKDRVRKALEMVRLPDVGKRYPSQLSGGQQQRIALARAIVIEPDVLLMDEPLSALDENLREDMRREIDNLQQMLGVTTIFVTHDQREALSMSDKIIVMKDGVLQQEGPPEEVYNFPSNRFVADFLGSSNFYPARVEDVENGQYSIRLDSGHVITSEHPSQWNQGDRVELVIRAQKFYIYAENEAPEENHGNQFKGVIKDRSYMGGEVSYFVDLEGGLSIHVISIVNLRALKIGDKVVVDVAPRHCGLLPGN; from the coding sequence GTGGAAACCACACAAGACAACCATGTGGTCCGTTTGAGGGGCATTGTCAAAAAATTTGGCAAGCTGCAGGCCGTGAAAAAAATTGATCTGAATATTGAGCAGGGATCACTTGTCACCCTTCTGGGGCCTTCAGGCTGCGGAAAAACAACCATACTGCGCATGATAGCCGGTCTGGAACATCCCACCAGCGGAGAAATTTTCATCAAAGGCCGACTGGTCAACAATATCCCCATTCACAAACGAAATCTGGGCATGATTTTTCAGAACTATGCCCTTTTTCCCCATAAGACCATTTTTGATAATGTAGCGTTTGGTCTCAAATACCGTGATGTTCCCAAGATAGAAATTAAGGACAGGGTCCGAAAAGCTCTGGAAATGGTTCGTCTGCCTGATGTGGGCAAGCGATATCCATCACAGCTTTCCGGGGGTCAGCAGCAGCGCATAGCCCTGGCCAGAGCTATTGTTATCGAGCCTGATGTTCTGCTTATGGACGAGCCATTGTCCGCACTGGACGAAAACCTCAGAGAAGACATGCGCCGTGAGATTGACAACCTTCAGCAGATGCTGGGCGTAACCACCATATTTGTCACTCATGACCAGCGTGAAGCACTGAGCATGTCCGATAAAATCATTGTCATGAAGGATGGTGTTCTGCAGCAGGAGGGACCACCTGAGGAGGTATATAATTTTCCATCCAACCGCTTTGTGGCTGACTTTCTGGGCTCATCAAATTTTTATCCTGCCAGGGTTGAGGATGTGGAAAACGGTCAATATTCCATCCGCCTGGACTCGGGTCATGTCATCACTTCCGAGCACCCTTCCCAGTGGAACCAGGGTGATCGGGTAGAACTGGTGATAAGGGCACAGAAATTTTACATTTATGCTGAGAACGAAGCACCGGAAGAAAATCACGGTAACCAGTTCAAGGGAGTTATAAAGGACCGCAGTTATATGGGGGGCGAAGTCAGCTATTTCGTAGATTTGGAAGGCGGACTGTCCATTCACGTCATAAGTATTGTCAATTTGCGGGCCCTGAAAATCGGCGACAAGGTTGTTGTGGATGTAGCACCGAGGCATTGCGGACTTTTACCGGGCAACTGA
- a CDS encoding ABC transporter permease, which produces MLKISGWSLIRLFTIMVYVFMFLPIVVVIILSFDTQQFASFPMQGFTLQWYYELAQNESIIRAFKSSIMLGALAALISTSIAIPAAMAFVRYSFRGKNSINTLLLAPIMVPEVVLGVALLLFMRWLQQPKSFAMLLLGHVMLTLPYVLLIVQARMVSINNVYEEAAKSLGANPLQTFKEVTLPLLLPAILAGMLFAFTISFDNITATLFWATAEHQTVPVRIFGMLRHSISPEINALGTVMIFFTIMTPLIAALSIRYFSRKSA; this is translated from the coding sequence ATGCTGAAAATTTCAGGCTGGTCTCTCATCAGGTTGTTCACCATCATGGTCTATGTATTCATGTTTCTGCCCATTGTGGTGGTCATCATCCTGTCCTTCGACACCCAGCAGTTTGCCAGCTTCCCCATGCAGGGTTTCACTTTGCAATGGTATTACGAACTGGCCCAGAATGAATCCATCATCAGGGCCTTTAAAAGCTCCATTATGCTTGGGGCCCTGGCTGCTCTTATCTCTACCAGTATTGCAATACCGGCAGCCATGGCCTTTGTCCGCTACAGCTTCAGAGGTAAAAACTCCATCAATACCCTGCTTCTGGCTCCAATAATGGTGCCTGAAGTTGTCTTGGGGGTAGCTCTTTTACTGTTCATGCGCTGGCTTCAACAGCCCAAAAGCTTTGCCATGCTTCTGCTGGGTCATGTTATGCTTACCTTGCCTTATGTGCTGCTCATTGTGCAGGCCAGAATGGTCAGCATCAATAATGTCTATGAGGAAGCAGCCAAGTCCCTTGGAGCTAATCCCCTGCAGACCTTCAAGGAAGTAACCCTGCCTCTGCTGCTGCCGGCAATTCTGGCAGGCATGCTCTTTGCCTTCACCATTTCTTTTGACAACATAACTGCAACTCTGTTCTGGGCTACTGCTGAGCACCAGACCGTACCGGTCAGAATCTTTGGAATGCTGAGACACTCCATAAGTCCGGAGATAAACGCTCTCGGTACAGTCATGATCTTTTTCACCATTATGACACCTCTGATTGCTGCGCTCAGCATCAGATACTTTTCCAGGAAAAGTGCCTGA
- a CDS encoding extracellular solute-binding protein, producing the protein MKERLNEVKHQYEKGNLSRRDFVKYLGIAGVAAGLAGGPFGMIRQAMAAGRIRFDGWGGTTSQAFRRYAFDPFTEATGIRVIDGEFGDMDSYLTRVIASFPPGGEFNLAHLSGVFDYARYVGLEFHTKLDESKITNLSLVMNAMIEPYRKITPDGLSAVPYNLGQTGIAYNTKYISRDKAENLGASLLWDDEISGRLGSWGDWRTNIWYAALHTGQSPNDIQDMDAVWNALSAQVPMVRKYWASGAELMSLLANEEIHATVAWSGRVAHLQDQGYPIAFLAPNGCYSWQECIFVMKGTDIDVAHQLLDFMLAPEASIAVAEGQMYPPSLDPSKVELTDKIKQLPAFDPTGKLEGYLFADPEYWNANQLAWAERWDRIRARG; encoded by the coding sequence ATGAAAGAAAGGCTTAATGAAGTGAAGCATCAGTATGAAAAGGGCAATCTGTCCCGAAGGGATTTTGTTAAATACCTTGGCATTGCCGGTGTTGCTGCCGGCCTGGCTGGAGGCCCTTTTGGAATGATTCGTCAGGCCATGGCCGCCGGACGGATTCGCTTTGACGGATGGGGAGGGACCACATCTCAGGCCTTCAGAAGATACGCCTTTGATCCATTCACTGAAGCAACCGGAATCAGGGTTATTGACGGGGAATTCGGCGATATGGACTCCTACCTGACCAGAGTTATAGCATCATTTCCTCCGGGTGGAGAATTCAATCTGGCCCATTTAAGTGGTGTATTCGACTATGCCAGATACGTAGGTCTTGAATTTCACACCAAACTTGATGAAAGCAAAATCACCAATCTGAGTCTGGTTATGAATGCCATGATTGAGCCTTACCGCAAAATAACTCCTGATGGGCTGTCAGCAGTACCCTACAATCTTGGTCAGACCGGCATTGCCTATAACACAAAATATATTTCCAGGGACAAGGCTGAAAATCTGGGAGCATCCCTGCTCTGGGACGATGAAATCAGTGGACGCCTGGGAAGCTGGGGAGACTGGAGGACCAATATATGGTATGCAGCCCTGCATACAGGCCAGAGCCCCAATGATATTCAGGATATGGATGCAGTCTGGAACGCTCTGAGTGCACAGGTGCCCATGGTCCGAAAATACTGGGCTTCAGGTGCTGAACTTATGAGTCTTCTGGCCAATGAGGAAATCCATGCCACGGTTGCCTGGTCCGGACGGGTTGCCCATTTGCAGGATCAGGGTTATCCCATTGCCTTTCTGGCTCCGAATGGCTGTTATTCATGGCAGGAATGTATTTTCGTCATGAAGGGTACTGATATTGACGTAGCTCATCAGCTTCTTGACTTCATGCTTGCACCGGAAGCCTCAATAGCCGTTGCTGAAGGTCAGATGTACCCGCCAAGCCTTGATCCCAGCAAAGTTGAACTTACTGACAAAATAAAACAACTGCCTGCTTTTGATCCCACAGGAAAACTTGAAGGTTATCTCTTTGCTGATCCTGAATACTGGAATGCCAACCAGCTGGCATGGGCTGAAAGATGGGACAGAATCAGAGCCAGAGGCTAA
- a CDS encoding GTPase family protein, whose amino-acid sequence MKPAKDSFSFLNRLSTGLAPLVLLAVILPVVVVVGFGCYALFKYGYMLYFTGLLSVCAVIGAAALWLMKRRAGSAVLEQVDESMVQPSKEWSEFDLTVWEEVNELILAMLRDNSLWSSMGLHVRETAVYIAQKYHGQGSRKELSFSAIELLKMMEEVSRRYRITLKEHVPYIEKFNISTMKMLYDHKDKATKAGKIWNIYRTYRVFTPYGLLAEARGLIIGKMFSGVSQELQFRLKASFLQEVASVAIDLYSGRFRFDEQSDKDFSGRDKDEHAPDPHPLRVCVVGQVSAGKSAVINALTGHIRAEVSRLPSTDRALTYGCGIDGYDVMHLVDLPGLDGQEENEKFILNQIVNSDMVLWVVKASQSSKELDTSLYARINSFFMEPANRSRKKPVFIGVLTHIDRLRLGGAWQPPYDPESPDNPGDRIIRDALEYNKGLLKLDKWVPVCVASDKTHYNVHELSLTMASAYDAALHTQLNRRRLESTGKADLSEAFQRFKKSASSLFKSVYKKDDV is encoded by the coding sequence ATGAAACCGGCAAAGGATAGTTTCAGTTTTTTAAACCGGCTTTCCACTGGTCTGGCACCTCTTGTTCTACTGGCAGTCATCCTGCCTGTTGTGGTTGTTGTGGGTTTTGGCTGCTATGCTCTTTTCAAGTATGGCTATATGCTTTATTTTACCGGGCTTTTAAGTGTTTGCGCTGTAATTGGCGCAGCAGCGCTCTGGCTCATGAAAAGAAGAGCAGGCTCCGCAGTCCTGGAGCAGGTGGATGAGTCCATGGTGCAGCCCTCTAAGGAATGGTCCGAATTTGATCTGACAGTCTGGGAGGAAGTCAATGAACTTATCCTGGCAATGCTCAGGGATAATTCCCTCTGGTCGTCCATGGGACTGCATGTCAGGGAAACAGCAGTGTATATCGCGCAAAAGTATCATGGCCAAGGCAGCAGAAAAGAGCTGAGCTTTTCAGCTATTGAGCTTCTGAAAATGATGGAGGAAGTCAGCAGAAGATACAGGATCACTCTCAAGGAACATGTGCCATATATTGAAAAGTTCAATATATCCACCATGAAAATGCTGTATGACCACAAGGACAAGGCTACAAAAGCAGGTAAAATCTGGAATATTTACCGTACATACAGGGTATTTACACCTTATGGACTTCTTGCTGAAGCCAGGGGATTGATTATTGGCAAAATGTTTTCCGGAGTCAGTCAGGAACTGCAGTTCCGACTCAAAGCCTCATTTCTTCAGGAGGTTGCTTCAGTTGCTATTGATCTATACAGCGGAAGATTCAGATTTGATGAACAATCTGATAAAGATTTTTCAGGCAGGGATAAGGACGAACACGCACCTGATCCTCATCCTTTGCGAGTCTGTGTGGTTGGTCAGGTAAGCGCAGGCAAATCAGCTGTCATCAACGCCCTGACAGGGCACATCAGGGCAGAGGTGAGCAGGCTGCCCTCCACAGACAGGGCATTAACATATGGATGTGGAATTGATGGATATGATGTGATGCATCTTGTGGATCTTCCTGGTCTTGATGGACAGGAAGAAAATGAAAAATTTATACTGAACCAGATTGTTAACAGCGATATGGTGCTTTGGGTGGTCAAAGCCAGTCAATCCTCCAAAGAACTGGATACTTCATTATATGCCAGGATCAATTCGTTTTTTATGGAACCTGCCAATCGTTCCAGGAAAAAGCCCGTTTTCATAGGCGTGCTTACACATATTGACCGCCTCAGACTTGGGGGTGCCTGGCAGCCTCCTTATGACCCTGAGTCACCTGATAATCCCGGAGACAGAATTATCAGGGACGCACTGGAGTACAACAAGGGGCTGCTTAAGCTGGATAAATGGGTTCCAGTATGTGTTGCTTCTGACAAAACGCATTATAATGTACATGAATTAAGTCTGACAATGGCTTCAGCCTATGACGCAGCACTGCATACCCAGTTGAACCGCAGAAGACTGGAGAGCACAGGCAAGGCTGATCTAAGTGAGGCTTTTCAACGATTTAAAAAGTCAGCATCATCACTGTTTAAAAGTGTTTACAAAAAAGATGATGTTTGA